The DNA region GTGTGTGTGGCGTGTGAGGAACGGCTGGAGTTGCAGAGTGATCGGTACTGCCAGCGTTGTGGGGAATCGTTTGATGGGGATGTGGACGGGCGGCTGCGGTGCATGAACTGTGAGGATCTGACCTTGCCGTTTGCGTTCGCTGTGGCGCGGTATCGGGCGTCGGGTGCGGTGAGGGAAATGGTGCACCGCTTCAAGTTCGGGCGTCAGTTGCGGTTGCGGCAGACCTTGGCGTCGATGGTGGTGGATGTGTTTTCTTTTGATCCCCGGCTTGAGGAAATGTGGCAAGCGGGGGGCTTGGTAATGGTGCCGGTTCCGTTGTCGCCGCGCCGATTGCGTGAACGTGGGTTCAACCAGGCATTGCAGGTTTCCTTGTTGGCGGGGCGGGAGCTGAGGGTGCCGGTGGTGGATTGTCTGGTGCGGACACGGAACACGTCGCCACAGAGTCAGCTGTCGCGGAAGAAGCGGCTGGAGAATATGAAAGGGGCGATTGGTGTGAAGCCCCGAAAGCGTGGTGGCTGGGAGCTTGAGGGGATGCGTGTGGTCTTGGTGGATGATGTTTTGACCACGGGATCCACGGCGTCGGCGTGTGCGCGGGTGCTGATTGATGAGCTTGGCGTGACGCAGGTGGTGGTGGCGACGGCCGCGAGGGGGTAGGGGGAAGTCTGGCGAGATCGGGGAGAAAATTCGGTATTAGGAAAAGGTAAATGCCTATTGGCATCCTGCGATTGGTGGGGCTAAGATGCGCGGAATGCACGCTGCGGCGTCGAACTACGCAAACTGATAGCCACAACAGATCATGGGAATTTTCAAACGTCCTCGCCTGAAGTCGAAGAACCGTAAATCCTCGCAGCCTGAGATGCCCGAGGGCTTGTGGCAGAAGTGCCCGGCTTGTAACGAGGTGATCCACGAGATGGACTTGAAGCAGG from Sulfuriroseicoccus oceanibius includes:
- a CDS encoding ComF family protein, translating into MISRVNWWAGKVLDLVAPRVCEVCEGLVERPEPAWRRGPRRDVCVACEERLELQSDRYCQRCGESFDGDVDGRLRCMNCEDLTLPFAFAVARYRASGAVREMVHRFKFGRQLRLRQTLASMVVDVFSFDPRLEEMWQAGGLVMVPVPLSPRRLRERGFNQALQVSLLAGRELRVPVVDCLVRTRNTSPQSQLSRKKRLENMKGAIGVKPRKRGGWELEGMRVVLVDDVLTTGSTASACARVLIDELGVTQVVVATAARG